In one Gopherus evgoodei ecotype Sinaloan lineage chromosome 1, rGopEvg1_v1.p, whole genome shotgun sequence genomic region, the following are encoded:
- the ZDHHC23 gene encoding palmitoyltransferase ZDHHC23, which translates to MEEPLCCCEYIDRKGEKNHLVACCCDCEDLDEGCERWLTCRSLPPGTLERIADTILDRFRIPWLKGAIKINITLLPPLILLPVFLHVAALHFLLALVILTSLPVLVLWYYYLTHRRKGRTLFFLSLGLFSLGYMYYVFLQEVVPRGHVGYTQVVILTCGLILMLVALSQAKRDPGYLASQMSNDKSPCQGSNVLPNRKVLGSSNGLHGVAMSGIASCHTKNDDAKGYSRMLAEGLDRAKEDWCTKCQLIRPPRAGHCRLCGICVRRLDHHCVWINSCVGERNHRAFILALSLFLLTSVYGITLTLDTICRGQNMFIALFYCPGTYADYSSALSFTCVWYCAIITAGMGYILLIQLLNISYNVTEREARLALREDTGRRLLGGIVVDTGKYNRGFLYNWGQFLTLGSPTPQRSAEDIV; encoded by the exons ATGGAGGAGCCGCTCTGCTGCTGCGAGTACATTGACCGGAAGGGGGAAAAGAACCATCTAGTGGCCTGTTGCTGTGACTGCGAGGACCTCGATGAGGGCTGTGAAAG GTGGCTGACGTGCAGATCTTTGCCCCCAGGGACTTTAGAGAGAATTGCAGACACCATCTTGGATCGCTTCCGCATCCCTTGGCTTAAGGGGGCCATAAAGATCAATATCACCCTGCTCCCGCCACTCATCCTGCTGCCAGTCTTCCTCCACGTAGCAGCTCTGCACTTCCTTTTGGCACTTGTTATCCTGACATCCCTTCCTGTGTTGGTGCTGTGGTACTACTACCTCACACACAGGAGGAAGGGACGGACTCTCTTCTTTTTGAGCCTGGGGCTGTTCTCTCTGGGGTACATGTATTATGTGTTCCTCCAGGAAGTGGTTCCGCGAGGCCATGTGGGGTACACTCAGGTGGTTATTCTCACATGTGGGCTAATTCTCATGCTTGTGGCCCTCTCTCAAGCCAAGAGAGACCCTGGCTACCTTGCCAGCCAAATGAGCAATGACAAGTCACCATGCCAAGGCAGCAATGTCTTGCCAAACAGGAAAGTCCTGGGGAGCTCCAATGGGCTTCACGGAGTGGCTATGTCTGGCATTGCCAGCTGTCATACTAAGAACGATGATGCCAAGGGCTATTCCAGAATGTTGGCCGAGGGACTAGACAGAGCAAAGGAGGACTGGTGCACCAAATGTCAGCTGATTAGGCCACCTCGGGCTGGACATTGCCGGTTGTGTGGCATATGTGTAAGGAGACTGGACCATCACTGTGTCTG GATTAACAGCTGCGTAGGGGAGCGGAACCACCGAGCCTTTATCCTTGCGCTGTCACTCTTCCTGCTTACCTCCGTTTATGGAATTACACTGACCCTGGACACCATCTGTAGGGGCCAAAATATGTTCATAGCGCTGTTCTACTGCCCAGGGACCTATGCAGACTACAG CTCTGCTCTGTCATTCACGTGTGTGTGGTACTGTGCGATCATAACGGCCGGGATGGGCTACATCCTCCTCATCCAGCTATTGAACATCAGCTATAACGTGACTGAGAGGGAAGCTCGGCTGGCTCTGCGAGAGGACACCGGGCGCAGGCTTCTGGGCGGGATTGTGGTAGACACGGGCAAGTATAACCGGGGCTTCCTCTACAACTGGGGCCAGTTCTTGACCCTGGGGTCACCCACTCCTCAGCGCTCTGCTGAAGACATTGTGTGA